The following is a genomic window from Nocardioides thalensis.
ACCAGGCCCGCCTTGAGCATCATCGGCGTGTTGGCCGCGAGCGCCATCTGGCCGAGCGTGCGGCCCTGCTGCTTCCTCATCTCCCGGCCGTCCTTCGCGAGCTCGGCCCACGACATGCCGGAGTCGCGCTTGAACTCGAGGGTGCGGCGCAGGGTCGGCCCCATCCGCTTGACGGCTGACGTCTCCTCGAGCTCGTTCACGAGGTCGGTGCGCAGCATCCGGTGGGGCATCCCGTCGACCTTCGCCGTCACGACCGTGTCCGTGAGCCCGCGCTCGAGGTAGAGCCGCTTCACAGCGTCCGGCACCGCGGAGTCCGAGGTCAGCAGGAAGCGGGTGCCCATGCCGACGCCCGCGGCGCCGTACGACAGCGCGGCGGCGAGCCCGCGCCCGTCGAAGAACCCGCCCGCGGCGACGACGGGGATGTCGACGGCGTCCAGCACCGTCGGCAGCAGCAGGGTGGTGGGGACCGGGCCGGTGTGGCCGCCGCCCTCGCCGCCCTGCACCATCACCGCGTCGGCGCCCCAGGCGGCGACCTTCTTGGCGTGCTTGGCCGCCCCGATCGACGGCATCACGACGATGCCGTGCTCCTTGAGCCGGGCGATCAGCTCGGGCTTGGGTGCGAGCGCGAACGACGCGACCTTCACGCCATGGTCGATCAGCAGGTCGCACCGGGCCGCTGCGTCGCCGGCGTCGGCGCGGAGGTTGACGCCGAACGGCTGATCGGTGCGTCCCTTCACCTCGACGATCGCCTTCTCGAGCTCGTCGAAGGTCATCGTCGCCGAGGCGAGGATGCCGAGCCCGCCGGCGTTGGCGGTCGCCGACACGAGCCGTGGCCCGGACACCCAGCCCATGCCGGTCTGCACGACCGGGTGCCGTACGCCGACGAGGTCGGTGAACGGGGTCCGGATGAGCTGCTCGATCACTTCGCGGCCTCCGGCTCGGGCACTTCCTTGAACCGCAACCCCTTCGGGTCGAGCATCTCGCGGATGATCACGAGCTCGGCGTACGACGGCTCGCGCGTCGTCGGGACCTCGCCCTCGGGCAGCGCCAGCTCGAAGCCGGTCGCGGCGACGACCTCGTCGACCGTCACGCCCGGGTGGACCGAGACCAGGCGCACCGTGTCGTCGTGCCCGCCGACGTCGAGCACGGCCAGGTTGGTGACGATCCGGTGGATGTCGTTGAAGCGACTCGCGGCCGCGCCGGCGGCCTTCGCACGGGCCGGCCCGACGCCGGAGACGACGTCGACCTCCTCGACGAAGACGCGCGCGGAGTGCCGCGGGACCCAGTAGGACGTCCGGTTGTTGACCGTATTGCCCGGCGCGCCGCGCACCCCGAGCAGCTGCCGCTTCGGCTGGGCGAAGTCGCCGATGGCCGAGATGTTCTGGTTGCCGTGCCGGTCGACCTGCGTGGCGCCCATCATCACGTGCCGCTTGCCCCACGCGACCACGTCGAAGACCTTGCGGAACGGGATCCAACCCTCGACGACGTCCTTCTTGCCGAGCGGGGGAGTGCCGGCCAGGAACAGCGACTCCCCGTCGGAGATCACCAGGTCGGGGTTGGTGGTCAGCTTGGCGAGCCGCACCCCGAGGGTGGGGAGCAGGCCCATCGGGCTGGCGAAGATCTCGCCGTCGTCCTTGAACGCGTCGGCGATGGCGGCCGCACAGACGTCGGCTCGGGTGTAGTCGCTCACTTGTCCGTCTCCTCGCCGAACGCCTGGACGGCGGCCTGGTACGACGCCTCGTCGCCGGAGAGGAACCGGTCGTGGAACGCCTGCCAGTCCTCGTCGGAGCCGGAGGCCGCTGCGGCGTACGCCTTCTGGAAGCGCTCGTCGCGCTCGTAGTCCGGCGTGCACGTCGTGAAGTGCGCGCCGTTGGGCGTCTCGACCACGCCGTCGACCATCATCCGGCTCAGCAGCAGACGCTGCACCGGCGAGTCGACGGTAAGCCCCGCGGTGTCGACGACCTTCTCCACGGAGAGGTAGGTCTTCTTGGCGGCCATCGCGAAGAGGTCGTCGAAGTAGGGGTCGGGGCCGAGGTAGGACGCGTTGCCGTGCTCGTCGGCCCGGTTGAGGTGCACCAGCGCGACGTCGAGCTCGAGGGCCGGTACGGCGACCAGCTCCTCCGCGTCGTCGTACGGACTCGTCACGGTGCGCAGGTGCGGGTTGTTGACGAGGACGTCGGAGCCCAGGCCGGCGCGCATCGGGAGGAACGGCAGCCGCTGGGCGGCCGCGCGGAGGCCGGTCTGGAACATCCCCTCGTCGAGCTCGACGACCTCGGGGATCAGCTTGTTCTGGCGAGCGCGCTGGAAGTTGGGCTCCAGCGGGACGGAGTCGAGGGAGACGAACGCGTAGACCAGCTTGCGCACCTTGCCTGCGCGCGTCAGCAGGCCGACGTCGGCGCCGCCCCAGCTGACGATCGTGAGGTCGGTGAGGTCGGAGCCGTAGATCGCGCGGACGAGGGCCATCGGCTTGCGCCGCGGTCCCCAGCCGCCGATGCCGATCGTCATCCCGCTCTCGAGGCTGCCGACGACCTCGTCGATCGACATCCGCTTGTCGCGTGGCTTGTTGCTCACTTCTTCCCCTTCTCGGTACCGGCGAACTCGTCCCGCAGCTCGTCGCTGACGCCCATCAGGTTGAGCTCGAACGTGAAGCCCTGCTCCCACCGGTAGGACTTGTTGACGTCGATCGGGTCGATGCCGTTGAGCGCCTCCTTGGCGGCGCGGATCACCCGGGTGTCCTTGGCGGCGATCTCGCCCGCCACCTTCATCGCCGCGTCGAGCAGCTCCTCGCGTGGCACCACCTCGAGCACCGTGCCGAACGCGACCAGGTCGGCGGCCTTGATCGTGCGGGCGGTGAAGTAGAGCCTGCGCATCATCTGCTGCGGCACCAGCCGCGCCATGTGCGTGGCGGCGCCGAGCGCGCCTTGGTTGACCTCGGGCACGCCGAAGTAGGCGTCGTCGCTGGCCACCACGCAGTCGGCGTTGCCCACGAGCCCGACCCCGCCGCCGAGGCAGAACCCGTTGACCGCCGCGACGACCGGCACCGCGCACTCGTAGACCGCCTTGAAGGCCGCGTAGCAGCCCTTGTTGGCGCCGATCAGTGCGTCAAAGCCGGTGGTGTTCTGCATCTCCTTGATGTCGACGCCGGCGTTGAAGCCCCGCCCCTCGGCGCGCAGCACGACGACCTTGGTCGCCCGGTCCGCGCTCGCCTCGTCGAGGGCCGCCGCCACGTCGAACCAGCCCTGCACCGTCAGCGCGTTCACCGGGGGAGCGTCCATCGTGATGACGCGGATCCCGTCTGGCCTCAGGTCGCTGGTGATTGTCATCCGTCCTCCGTTGGTCGAGTAGCCCGAGCCGCTAGGCGAGGGCGTATCGAGACCCTACCAAGCAAATGCTTGGTAGGGTTAGGCCATGGCGCTGAACATCGACCTGTCCGGCCGGGTCGCCCTCGTCACCGGCGGTGCCCGCGGGATCGGTCGCGGCATCACCGAGGTCCTGCTCGAGGCAGGCGCGGCCGTGGTGACCTGCGGCCGCAGCGAGGCCGAGCCACCCGCGGGCGCGACCCACCGGGTCTGCGACGTCCGCGACGCCGACGCGGTCGCCGCTCTGGTCGACGGCATCGCCGCCGACCACGGCCGGCTCGACGTGCTCGTCAACAACGCGGGCGGCGCGCCGTACGCACTCGCGGCCGACGCCTCGCCGCGCTTCCACGACAAGATCGTGGGCCTCAACCTGTCGTCCGCCCTGCTCGTCAGCCAGGCGGCCAACCGTGTCATGCAGGGGCAGGACGGGGGCGGTGTCATCGTCAACATCTCCTCGGTCTCGGCTGGCCGGCCGTCGCCGGGCACCGCGGCCTACGGCGCAGCCAAGGCAGGGCTCGACGCGCTGACGACCTCGCTCGCGATGGAGTGGGGCCCGCGCGTGCGCGTGAATGCCGTCGACGTTGGTCTCGTCCGCACCCCCGACACAGCGGACCACTACGGCGGAGACGCCACGGTCGCTGCGATCGAGCGCACCATCCCGCTCGGTCGGATGGCCGGTCTCGCGGAGATCGGCAACGTCGTCGCGTTCCTCGCGAGCGACCTGTCGTCGTACGTCTCCGGCGCCCGCGTCGCCTGCCACGGCGGCGGGGAGCAGCCGGTCTTCCTGCACATCGCCCAAGCCGCAATGAAGGAGAACTGAATGTCCCGTCTGCTCGAAGGCCGCGTCGCCATCGTCACCGGCGCCGGCCGCGGCATCGGCCGCGCCCACGCCCTGGAGCTCGCGGCCCACGGTGCCAAGGTCGTCGTCAACGACTACGGCGTCTCGCTGGCAGGCGAGGGCACTGGCGAGACGCCGGCCCAGGAGGTCGTCAACGAGATCGTCGAGCGCGGCGGCCAGGCGGTCGTCAACGGCGCCGACGTCGCGGACTTCGAGGCGGCGGCCGCCATGGTTCAGCAGGCGATCGACACCTTCGGCGGGCTCGACATCCTGGTCAACAACGCCGGGTTCGTGCGCGACCGGATGCTCGTCAACACCTCGGAGGAGGAGTGGGACGCCGTCGTCCGGGTCCACCTCAAGGGTCACTTCGCGCCGCTCCGCCACGCCGGCGCCTACTGGCGGGCGGAGGCCAAGGAGGGGCGCCAGCGCGCCGCGCGGGTGATCAACACGTCGTCGGGCGCGGGTCTCCAGGGCTCGGTGGGCCAGGCGACGTACTCCGCGGCCAAGGCCGGCATCGCCGGCCTGACCCTGGT
Proteins encoded in this region:
- a CDS encoding nitronate monooxygenase; this encodes MIEQLIRTPFTDLVGVRHPVVQTGMGWVSGPRLVSATANAGGLGILASATMTFDELEKAIVEVKGRTDQPFGVNLRADAGDAAARCDLLIDHGVKVASFALAPKPELIARLKEHGIVVMPSIGAAKHAKKVAAWGADAVMVQGGEGGGHTGPVPTTLLLPTVLDAVDIPVVAAGGFFDGRGLAAALSYGAAGVGMGTRFLLTSDSAVPDAVKRLYLERGLTDTVVTAKVDGMPHRMLRTDLVNELEETSAVKRMGPTLRRTLEFKRDSGMSWAELAKDGREMRKQQGRTLGQMALAANTPMMLKAGLVEGDTSAGVLASGQVVGVIDDLPSCEQLIDRVVTRAADELRRGASYVVDRLL
- a CDS encoding SDR family oxidoreductase; translated protein: MSRLLEGRVAIVTGAGRGIGRAHALELAAHGAKVVVNDYGVSLAGEGTGETPAQEVVNEIVERGGQAVVNGADVADFEAAAAMVQQAIDTFGGLDILVNNAGFVRDRMLVNTSEEEWDAVVRVHLKGHFAPLRHAGAYWRAEAKEGRQRAARVINTSSGAGLQGSVGQATYSAAKAGIAGLTLVAAQELGRYGVTVNAIAPVAKTRMTEGAFDTSGMALPEDNSPIVAWLASEEAGDVTGRVIEIDGGKITVEDGWRHGPSDDKGSRWEAAEVGPALRKLLAEAPAPEPVYGA
- a CDS encoding CoA-transferase is translated as MSDYTRADVCAAAIADAFKDDGEIFASPMGLLPTLGVRLAKLTTNPDLVISDGESLFLAGTPPLGKKDVVEGWIPFRKVFDVVAWGKRHVMMGATQVDRHGNQNISAIGDFAQPKRQLLGVRGAPGNTVNNRTSYWVPRHSARVFVEEVDVVSGVGPARAKAAGAAASRFNDIHRIVTNLAVLDVGGHDDTVRLVSVHPGVTVDEVVAATGFELALPEGEVPTTREPSYAELVIIREMLDPKGLRFKEVPEPEAAK
- a CDS encoding SDR family oxidoreductase; translation: MALNIDLSGRVALVTGGARGIGRGITEVLLEAGAAVVTCGRSEAEPPAGATHRVCDVRDADAVAALVDGIAADHGRLDVLVNNAGGAPYALAADASPRFHDKIVGLNLSSALLVSQAANRVMQGQDGGGVIVNISSVSAGRPSPGTAAYGAAKAGLDALTTSLAMEWGPRVRVNAVDVGLVRTPDTADHYGGDATVAAIERTIPLGRMAGLAEIGNVVAFLASDLSSYVSGARVACHGGGEQPVFLHIAQAAMKEN
- a CDS encoding CoA transferase subunit A translates to MSNKPRDKRMSIDEVVGSLESGMTIGIGGWGPRRKPMALVRAIYGSDLTDLTIVSWGGADVGLLTRAGKVRKLVYAFVSLDSVPLEPNFQRARQNKLIPEVVELDEGMFQTGLRAAAQRLPFLPMRAGLGSDVLVNNPHLRTVTSPYDDAEELVAVPALELDVALVHLNRADEHGNASYLGPDPYFDDLFAMAAKKTYLSVEKVVDTAGLTVDSPVQRLLLSRMMVDGVVETPNGAHFTTCTPDYERDERFQKAYAAAASGSDEDWQAFHDRFLSGDEASYQAAVQAFGEETDK
- a CDS encoding enoyl-CoA hydratase family protein, coding for MTITSDLRPDGIRVITMDAPPVNALTVQGWFDVAAALDEASADRATKVVVLRAEGRGFNAGVDIKEMQNTTGFDALIGANKGCYAAFKAVYECAVPVVAAVNGFCLGGGVGLVGNADCVVASDDAYFGVPEVNQGALGAATHMARLVPQQMMRRLYFTARTIKAADLVAFGTVLEVVPREELLDAAMKVAGEIAAKDTRVIRAAKEALNGIDPIDVNKSYRWEQGFTFELNLMGVSDELRDEFAGTEKGKK